GGCGCCCCGCAGCGAGAGTTCCACCGAGGGCAGCGAGGCCCGAGCCCAGCACAAACACCGAGACGATGGTTCCCGAGACATTGATTCCCGCACGACGCGCCGCCTCTTTGTTACCGCCGATCGCGAACACCGAACGGCCCCACTTCGTGCGACGCAACGCGTACTGCACTCCGAACACCAACGCGCCGAAGAGCACGAACATCCAACCGACGCCCCGCGCTTGATTGAGATACCAGACCGCGGCGACGATCACGACGGTGAGAAGAACTGCCTGCGTGAGGATGTAACCGAAGGGCGTGGCCGAGAGGTCGGCTGCACGACGGCGCTGCGCCGTGCGCAGTCTCACAAGCAGAAATGCGACACCGACCCCGACGCTCAACACGTATGAGAGCCAGGCCGGAATGAACGCGAGTTGCCCAAACCACACGATGAATGAGTCGTAGGGCAAGTTGATGGTTCCTTCGGGGCCGAGCACCCAGAGCTGCAACCCGAGAAAGGCCAAGAGTCCCGCAAGCGTGATCACGAACGAGGGAACCCCGAAGCGCACGTACACGGCCGAGTACACGAGTCCGATCAGGCATCCCGCCGCAACCGCCGCGAGCAGCGAGATGGCTGCGGGCCACTGCAGGTTGACCATCGTGACGGCGAGCACGGCGGCCGAAAGTCCGCTGACGGAACCAACGGAGAGGTCAATCTCTCCGAGCAGCAGCACGCACGCGACGCCAAGGGCGATCACGCCGAGCGCCGCGCTCTGCATAAGCAGGTTGACGAGGTTCGCCGGCGACAGGAACACAGGGTTCAAGATCTGAAAGATCGACCAGATGACAACGAGACCGATGATGATCGGCAAAGGCCCGAGCTCACCGCCGCGCACGCGATCGAGGCCGACCTGAACGATGCCGCGGATGCCGTCACGATGAAGCAGCCGCTCGTCCGCGAGATCCGTCGCCACCGTTGCGGGCCCTCGGCCGTCGTTCTTCGTCACGCTTCTCATGAGTTCTCTCCCGCTTTCTGCGCGGCGCTGCGATGTGCGCGCTGAGTGACGACGTTGTCGCTCGCGCCCGTGATTGCGGCGACGAGCTCGTCACTCGATGTCGATTTCCCGTCGAAGATTCCGTTGTTGCGACCGAGCCGAAGAACCGCGACACGATCGGCGACAGCGCGCACGTCGGCCATATTGTGGCTGACCATGAGCACGGCAAGTCCGTTCTCGCGCAGCCTCTCGACGAGGTTGAGCACCTCTGCAGTCTGGGCGACACCGAGTGCCGCGGTCGGCTCGTCGAGAATGATGAGCTCAGGCTTTCCCAGGAGCGATCGCGCAATTGCGACGGTCTGACGCTGTCCTCCTGACAGCGATGCGATCGGAATGCGAACGGAGGGAATCTTGGCAGACAGCTGCTTCAGCAGACTCCACGCTTCAACTTCCATGGCCACATCATCAACAGCCCACGGTGACAGTTCGCGCCCGAGAAAGAGGTTCTCGACGACGGTCATGTTGTCGCACAGCGCCAGATCCTGAAAGACCGTGGCGATTCCGAGCTCGATGGCCTGTGACGGGTCGTCGATGGTGACCCGTGTTCCGTTGAAGAAGATCTCTCCCTCACTCGGCGCGTGTGCTCCGGCAAGGATCTTCACGAGCGTCGACTTGCCCGCACCATTGTCACCGACGAGAGCGACGACCTCCCCAGCACGAACGTCGAGTTCAATGTCTGTCAGCGCGGCAACGGCACCGAACCGTTTGCTCACTCCCTTGAGGGAGAGAACCGGCGCATCAGTCTGCTCACTTGGCATGTGCACTCACTTACTCCAGCAGCATCC
The Paramicrobacterium chengjingii DNA segment above includes these coding regions:
- a CDS encoding ATP-binding cassette domain-containing protein → MPSEQTDAPVLSLKGVSKRFGAVAALTDIELDVRAGEVVALVGDNGAGKSTLVKILAGAHAPSEGEIFFNGTRVTIDDPSQAIELGIATVFQDLALCDNMTVVENLFLGRELSPWAVDDVAMEVEAWSLLKQLSAKIPSVRIPIASLSGGQRQTVAIARSLLGKPELIILDEPTAALGVAQTAEVLNLVERLRENGLAVLMVSHNMADVRAVADRVAVLRLGRNNGIFDGKSTSSDELVAAITGASDNVVTQRAHRSAAQKAGENS
- a CDS encoding sugar ABC transporter permease, producing MRSVTKNDGRGPATVATDLADERLLHRDGIRGIVQVGLDRVRGGELGPLPIIIGLVVIWSIFQILNPVFLSPANLVNLLMQSAALGVIALGVACVLLLGEIDLSVGSVSGLSAAVLAVTMVNLQWPAAISLLAAVAAGCLIGLVYSAVYVRFGVPSFVITLAGLLAFLGLQLWVLGPEGTINLPYDSFIVWFGQLAFIPAWLSYVLSVGVGVAFLLVRLRTAQRRRAADLSATPFGYILTQAVLLTVVIVAAVWYLNQARGVGWMFVLFGALVFGVQYALRRTKWGRSVFAIGGNKEAARRAGINVSGTIVSVFVLGSGLAALGGTLAAGRLAAAAQSSGGGDVNLNAIAAAVIGGTSLFGGRGSAYSALLGVIVIQSISSGLTLLNLDSSFRYMITGAVLLLAVILDAASRKSRAAHGRG